In the Nothobranchius furzeri strain GRZ-AD chromosome 15, NfurGRZ-RIMD1, whole genome shotgun sequence genome, one interval contains:
- the zgc:162200 gene encoding protein bicaudal D homolog 2 isoform X1 translates to MLEADADLAGGEVEGEAEADMGSRDLNAEVMRLTLELQEATEEKLQAARYGLVVLEESSALKMKHRQLEEEHESLKLELQQIKEAFADSVSSQKRAAADGECREESLLQETATKEAAMATRMEEVQGELKQARLTLGNAHAEIERLGVLSAQLKKECECLEAEKGHLRDEMKEYKVRELRQLQDNGELEEENISLQKQVSVLKENQIEFESVKLELSQKNEEQEEQRAQLEEAARLREIAERQLEEALEALKEEREQKNSLRRELSALTLNPFDSVGNLELHLEQLDDGQEEGQGGEVENQEDSNNNGSGSAHSSGSKSNGLISRYSASRSSDMFLRAPASGLVSDLLSELHFSDSQKLKQQLLQAERDKSSLTCKVEELQMQLMMSKQALSQQEDRVGSLLQQLDAVQNPDVESRHEAEAGEDGTAAFDYEVDTKSKEVLEARMRAASEELLKLRDELSQAGARYNTLEQRYKQEKDRWRGEAQELADKIRQCIKSSKQDQERISELEREIGATRKVATDSEGHLNVAQEELLAFSEELSNLYHHICVCNNLTPKRVTLDYYRDGARASGGGSGRRSHHVFSQQNSQKKPRANDMFVSKASALHFMGEVDSAGVSGDALTCPGSPTLDFRDPSNVSNLVAVIRCQVKHLRVAVDLCRQKGVMPYSGLSSSAEAERDTESLMEEVLKLKSLLSTKREQIATLRTVLKANKQTAEVALSNLKTKYETEKSLVSETMMKLRNELKALKEDAATFSSLRVMFASRCDQYVTQLDEMQRQLAAAEDEKKTLNSLLRMAIQQKLALTQRLEDLEAPQYPHSLNSSPRRSRAKELANKSGRAPRSPRSSPARPQLRSSSRASPVLGSSVPASATHHLRALTRSLNTSPVELSVRRKEATQRSKPVQAAAAAAAAFQSEPHAHTTSLLAQSQHGSTRMAGVCREPGAVKSAPSRAPSAHSKSSCRR, encoded by the exons ATGCTGGAGGCGGATGCAGACCTAGCAGGTGGAGAAGTTGAGGGAGAAGCTGAAGCCGACATGGGGAGCAGAGACTTGAATGCTGAGGTGATGCGACTGACACTGGAGCTCCAAGAGGCCACGGAGGAAAAGCTGCAGGCAGCGCGTTATGGGCTGGTTgtgctggaggaaagttctgcccTTAAGATGAAGCACAGGCAGCTGGAGGAGGAGCATGAGAGTCTCAAACTGGAGCTACAGCAGATCAAAGAG GCGTTTGCAGATTCTGTGAGCAGCCAAAAGcgtgcagcagctgatggagagTGCCGGGAAGAAAGTCTGCTGCAGGAGACTGCCACTAAAGAGGCTGCCATGGCAACCAGGATGGAGGAGGTTCAGGGAGAGCTTAAACAGGCCCGTCTTACTCTGGGCAACGCCCACGCAGAGATTGAAAGGCTGGGGGTGCTCTCCGCTCAGcttaagaag GAGTGTGAGTGTCTGGAGGCAGAGAAGGGCCATCTGAGGGATGAAATGAAGGAATATAAAGTGCGTGAGCTACGTCAGCTACAGGACAATGgtgagctggaggaggagaacATATCCTTACAAAAACAGGTGTCTGTGCTGAAGGAAAACCAG ATTGAATTTGAATCCGTCAAGCTTGAGCTGTCCCAGAAGaatgaggagcaggaggagcagcgGGCACAGCTGGAGGAGGCAGCGAGGCTGAGGGAGATTGCAGAGCGGCAGCTGGAGGAGGCGCTGGAAGCGCTGAAGGAGGAGAGGGAGCAGAAGAACAGTCTGCGGAGAGAGCTCTCTGCCTTGACCCTTAACCCCTTTGATTctgtggggaacctggagctccacctggagcagctggatgatggtcaGGAGGAGGGGCAGGGGGGAGAGGTAGAGAACCAGGAAGACAGTAACAACAACGGTTCTGGTTCCGCTCACTCCAGCGGCTCCAAAAGTAACGGCCTGATCAGTCGCTACTCCGCGTCCCGCAGCAGCGACATGTTCCTGCGGGCTCCGGCTTCAGGACTGGTGTCGGATCTGCTGAGCGAGCTCCACTTCTCAGACAGTCAGAAACTaaagcagcagcttctgcag gCAGAACGAGATAAGTCTAGCCTGACCTGTAAGGTGGAGGAGCTACAGATGCAGCTGATGATGTCCAAACAGGCACTCAGTCAGCAGGAAGACAGGGTTGgctctctgctgcagcagctggACGCCGTGCAAAACCCAGATGTGGAGAGCAGGCACGAGGCCGAAGCCGGAGAGGATGGCACGGCAGCGTTTGATTACGAGGTGGACACCAAGAGCAAGGAGGTGCTGGAGGCGCGGATGCGTGCAGCTAGTGAAGAGCTTCTGAAGCTGCGAGACGAACTGTCTCAGGCAGGAGCTCGTTATAACACCCTGGAGCAGAGATACAAGCAGGAGAAGGACCGCTGGAGAGGTGAGGCCCAGGAACTGGCCGACAAGATCCGTCAGTGCATCAAGTCCAGCAAGCAAGATCAAGAGCGCATCAGTGAGCTGGAAAGGGAGATTGGAGCCACGCGAAAGGTGGCGACCGATTCTGAAGGCCACCTGAACGTTGCCCAGGAAGAGCTGCTGGCGTTCTCCGAGGAGCTGTCCAACCTGTACCACCACATCTGTGTGTGCAACAACCTGACTCCCAAACGGGTCACCCTGGACTATTACCGCGATGGGGCTAGGGCGAGTGGTGGAGGAAGCGGTCGAAGATCTCACCACGTCTTCTCCCAGCAAAACTCCCAGAAGAAACCCAGAGCCAATGACATGTTTGTCTCCAAAGCTTCAGCTCTGCACTTCATGGGAGAGGTGGACAGTGCAGGAGTCTCTGGAGACGCTCTGACCTGCCCCGGATCCCCGACCCTGGACTTCAGAGATCCATCCAATGTTTCCAACTTGGTCGCTGTCATCCGGTGCCAGGTTAAGCACCTCAGG GTGGCTGTGGATCTGTGTCGTCAGAAGGGCGTGATGCCGTACTCGGGGCTCAGCAGCAGCGCAGAAGCAGAGCGAGACACCGAGAGCCTAATGGAGGAAGTTCTGAAACTCAAATCTCTGCTCAGCACTAAAAGGGAGCAGATTGCCACCCTCAGAACCGTCCTGAAGGCAAACAAACAG ACGGCTGAAGTGGCCTTGTCCAACCTGAAGACCAAGTATGAGACTGAGAAGAGCTTGGTGTCAGAAACCATGATGAAACTGCGGAACGAGCTCAAAGCTCTGAAGGAGGATGCTGCTACATTCTCCTCACTACGAGTCATGTTCGCCAGTCG GTGTGACCAGTACGTCACCCAGCTGGATGAGATGCAGAGGCAGCTGGCAGCTGCAGAAGATGAGAAGAAGACCCTGAACTCTCTGCTGCGCATGGCCATCCAGCAGAAACTGGCTCTCACTCAACGCCTGGAGGACCTGGAAGCTCCTCAGTATCCACACAGCCTCAACAGCAGCCCCCGCCGCTCCCGAGCCAAGGAGCTCGCCAACAAGTCGGGCCGGGCCCCTCGGAGTCCCCGGAGCAGCCCTGCTCGGCCTCAGCTGAGGAGCAGCTCGCGGGCTAGCCCGGTTCTCGGCAGCAGTGTTCCTGCTTCAGCCACACACCACCTGAGGGCTCTAACTCGAAGTCTGAACACCAGCCCT
- the zgc:162200 gene encoding protein bicaudal D homolog 2 isoform X2, with amino-acid sequence MLEADADLAGGEVEGEAEADMGSRDLNAEVMRLTLELQEATEEKLQAARYGLVVLEESSALKMKHRQLEEEHESLKLELQQIKEAFADSVSSQKRAAADGECREESLLQETATKEAAMATRMEEVQGELKQARLTLGNAHAEIERLGVLSAQLKKECECLEAEKGHLRDEMKEYKVRELRQLQDNGELEEENISLQKQVSVLKENQIEFESVKLELSQKNEEQEEQRAQLEEAARLREIAERQLEEALEALKEEREQKNSLRRELSALTLNPFDSVGNLELHLEQLDDGQEEGQGGEVENQEDSNNNGSGSAHSSGSKSNGLISRYSASRSSDMFLRAPASGLVSDLLSELHFSDSQKLKQQLLQAERDKSSLTCKVEELQMQLMMSKQALSQQEDRVGSLLQQLDAVQNPDVESRHEAEAGEDGTAAFDYEVDTKSKEVLEARMRAASEELLKLRDELSQAGARYNTLEQRYKQEKDRWRGEAQELADKIRQCIKSSKQDQERISELEREIGATRKVATDSEGHLNVAQEELLAFSEELSNLYHHICVCNNLTPKRVTLDYYRDGARASGGGSGRRSHHVFSQQNSQKKPRANDMFVSKASALHFMGEVDSAGVSGDALTCPGSPTLDFRDPSNVSNLVAVIRCQVKHLRVAVDLCRQKGVMPYSGLSSSAEAERDTESLMEEVLKLKSLLSTKREQIATLRTVLKANKQTAEVALSNLKTKYETEKSLVSETMMKLRNELKALKEDAATFSSLRVMFASRCDQYVTQLDEMQRQLAAAEDEKKTLNSLLRMAIQQKLALTQRLEDLEAPQYPHSLNSSPRRSRAKELANKSGRAPRSPRSSPARPQLRSSSRASPVLGSSVPASATHHLRALTRSLNTSPR; translated from the exons ATGCTGGAGGCGGATGCAGACCTAGCAGGTGGAGAAGTTGAGGGAGAAGCTGAAGCCGACATGGGGAGCAGAGACTTGAATGCTGAGGTGATGCGACTGACACTGGAGCTCCAAGAGGCCACGGAGGAAAAGCTGCAGGCAGCGCGTTATGGGCTGGTTgtgctggaggaaagttctgcccTTAAGATGAAGCACAGGCAGCTGGAGGAGGAGCATGAGAGTCTCAAACTGGAGCTACAGCAGATCAAAGAG GCGTTTGCAGATTCTGTGAGCAGCCAAAAGcgtgcagcagctgatggagagTGCCGGGAAGAAAGTCTGCTGCAGGAGACTGCCACTAAAGAGGCTGCCATGGCAACCAGGATGGAGGAGGTTCAGGGAGAGCTTAAACAGGCCCGTCTTACTCTGGGCAACGCCCACGCAGAGATTGAAAGGCTGGGGGTGCTCTCCGCTCAGcttaagaag GAGTGTGAGTGTCTGGAGGCAGAGAAGGGCCATCTGAGGGATGAAATGAAGGAATATAAAGTGCGTGAGCTACGTCAGCTACAGGACAATGgtgagctggaggaggagaacATATCCTTACAAAAACAGGTGTCTGTGCTGAAGGAAAACCAG ATTGAATTTGAATCCGTCAAGCTTGAGCTGTCCCAGAAGaatgaggagcaggaggagcagcgGGCACAGCTGGAGGAGGCAGCGAGGCTGAGGGAGATTGCAGAGCGGCAGCTGGAGGAGGCGCTGGAAGCGCTGAAGGAGGAGAGGGAGCAGAAGAACAGTCTGCGGAGAGAGCTCTCTGCCTTGACCCTTAACCCCTTTGATTctgtggggaacctggagctccacctggagcagctggatgatggtcaGGAGGAGGGGCAGGGGGGAGAGGTAGAGAACCAGGAAGACAGTAACAACAACGGTTCTGGTTCCGCTCACTCCAGCGGCTCCAAAAGTAACGGCCTGATCAGTCGCTACTCCGCGTCCCGCAGCAGCGACATGTTCCTGCGGGCTCCGGCTTCAGGACTGGTGTCGGATCTGCTGAGCGAGCTCCACTTCTCAGACAGTCAGAAACTaaagcagcagcttctgcag gCAGAACGAGATAAGTCTAGCCTGACCTGTAAGGTGGAGGAGCTACAGATGCAGCTGATGATGTCCAAACAGGCACTCAGTCAGCAGGAAGACAGGGTTGgctctctgctgcagcagctggACGCCGTGCAAAACCCAGATGTGGAGAGCAGGCACGAGGCCGAAGCCGGAGAGGATGGCACGGCAGCGTTTGATTACGAGGTGGACACCAAGAGCAAGGAGGTGCTGGAGGCGCGGATGCGTGCAGCTAGTGAAGAGCTTCTGAAGCTGCGAGACGAACTGTCTCAGGCAGGAGCTCGTTATAACACCCTGGAGCAGAGATACAAGCAGGAGAAGGACCGCTGGAGAGGTGAGGCCCAGGAACTGGCCGACAAGATCCGTCAGTGCATCAAGTCCAGCAAGCAAGATCAAGAGCGCATCAGTGAGCTGGAAAGGGAGATTGGAGCCACGCGAAAGGTGGCGACCGATTCTGAAGGCCACCTGAACGTTGCCCAGGAAGAGCTGCTGGCGTTCTCCGAGGAGCTGTCCAACCTGTACCACCACATCTGTGTGTGCAACAACCTGACTCCCAAACGGGTCACCCTGGACTATTACCGCGATGGGGCTAGGGCGAGTGGTGGAGGAAGCGGTCGAAGATCTCACCACGTCTTCTCCCAGCAAAACTCCCAGAAGAAACCCAGAGCCAATGACATGTTTGTCTCCAAAGCTTCAGCTCTGCACTTCATGGGAGAGGTGGACAGTGCAGGAGTCTCTGGAGACGCTCTGACCTGCCCCGGATCCCCGACCCTGGACTTCAGAGATCCATCCAATGTTTCCAACTTGGTCGCTGTCATCCGGTGCCAGGTTAAGCACCTCAGG GTGGCTGTGGATCTGTGTCGTCAGAAGGGCGTGATGCCGTACTCGGGGCTCAGCAGCAGCGCAGAAGCAGAGCGAGACACCGAGAGCCTAATGGAGGAAGTTCTGAAACTCAAATCTCTGCTCAGCACTAAAAGGGAGCAGATTGCCACCCTCAGAACCGTCCTGAAGGCAAACAAACAG ACGGCTGAAGTGGCCTTGTCCAACCTGAAGACCAAGTATGAGACTGAGAAGAGCTTGGTGTCAGAAACCATGATGAAACTGCGGAACGAGCTCAAAGCTCTGAAGGAGGATGCTGCTACATTCTCCTCACTACGAGTCATGTTCGCCAGTCG GTGTGACCAGTACGTCACCCAGCTGGATGAGATGCAGAGGCAGCTGGCAGCTGCAGAAGATGAGAAGAAGACCCTGAACTCTCTGCTGCGCATGGCCATCCAGCAGAAACTGGCTCTCACTCAACGCCTGGAGGACCTGGAAGCTCCTCAGTATCCACACAGCCTCAACAGCAGCCCCCGCCGCTCCCGAGCCAAGGAGCTCGCCAACAAGTCGGGCCGGGCCCCTCGGAGTCCCCGGAGCAGCCCTGCTCGGCCTCAGCTGAGGAGCAGCTCGCGGGCTAGCCCGGTTCTCGGCAGCAGTGTTCCTGCTTCAGCCACACACCACCTGAGGGCTCTAACTCGAAGTCTGAACACCAGCCCT